A single Anopheles arabiensis isolate DONGOLA chromosome 2, AaraD3, whole genome shotgun sequence DNA region contains:
- the LOC120898734 gene encoding phosphatidylserine decarboxylase proenzyme, mitochondrial isoform X3, producing MAVFMPKYRLFSKAVNLKPNPRQWSARWTIVQRSIYGSRQLQQQPNSSSTNQHNHHHQQQQHQQQHQQHHHQQQQFHHQSTTAGGWLTWRGVFLRWTPIGICMVVAAKWHLHNRELDKKGLPRTAAKWQAKMYCSLPLRLMSRCWGWMADRRVPKPVRPMLYGLYSNTFGVKMEEAAADNFKEYRSLGEFFTRPLKEDARPIDPKTSFVSPCDGRILHFGAANSNLIEQVKGVSYSLEAFLGPPTWTTKDAPEMVEKVKKNASPDSVLYQCVIYLAPGDYHRFHSPTLWKPELRRHFSGELLSVSPKIAGWIPGLFCLNERAVYIGKWKHGFFSYTAVGATNVGSVEIFMDEKLKTNKWVGLACGSHKHKEYDELEMPADKYLEKGELVGQFRMGSTIVLIFEAPKEFKFNLFPGQRVKVGERLGTFEGTEEAVENPEEVKRAIQSLDAVDAAVTV from the exons ATGGCCGTGTTTATGCCAAAATATAGACT GTTCTCGAAGGCGGTCAACTTAAAGCCAAACCCCCGACAGTGGTCTGCGCGATGGACTATTGTGCAGCGGTCAATATATGGTAGTAGacagcttcagcagcagccgaaTTCATCCTCCACAAACCAGCAcaatcatcaccatcagcagcagcagcaccagcagcagcaccagcagcatcatcatcagcagcagcagttccacCATCAGTCGACGACAG CCGGCGGTTGGCTGACCTGGCGTGGTGTATTTCTTCGTTGGACACCCATCGGTATCTGTATGGTGGTGGCAGCAAAGTGGCACCTTCACAATCGTGAACTCGATAAGAAGGGCCTACCGCGAACCGCCGCAAAATGGCAG GCGAAAATGTACTGCTCGCTGCCCCTGCGCCTCATGAGCCGTTGCTGGGGCTGGATGGCCGATCGAAGAGTTCCCAAACCGGTGCGGCCCATGCTGTACGGGCTCTACTCGAACACGTTCGGTGTAAAGATGGAGGAAGCGGCCGCAGACAACTTCAA AGAGTATCGAAGCTTAGGAGAGTTTTTCACCCGCCCTCTCAAGGAAGACGCTCGTCCAATCGATCCCAAGACCAGCTTTGTGTCACCGTGTGATGGACGAATTCTGCACTTCGGTGCCGCCAATTCCAACCTAATCGAACAG GTCAAAGGAGTATCGTACAGTTTAGAGGCCTTCCTGGGACCACCGACCTGGACAACCAAGGACGCCCCCGAGATGGTGGAGAAGGTGAAGAAAAACGCCTCGCCCGACAGCGTGCTGTATCAGTGCGTCATCTATCTAGCGCCGGGAGACTATCACCGCTTCCACTCGCCGACGCTATGGAAACCGGAACTGCGAAGGCACTTTTCCGGCGAGCTGCTCTCCGTCAGTCCGAAGATTGCCGGCTGGATTCCGGGGCTGTTTTGTCTCAACGAGCGGGCCGTCTACATCGGCAAGTGGAAGCACGGATTCTTCAGCTACACCGCTGTCG gCGCAACCAATGTCGGTTCGGTGGAGATTTTTATGGACGAGAAGCTGAAAACTAACAAATGGGTCGGTTTGGCCTGCGGCAGTCACAAACACAAGGAGTACGACGAGCTGGAAATGCCTGCTGACAAGTACCTGGAGAAGGGCGAACTAGTTGGCCAGTTCCGGATGGGCAGTACTATTGTGCTTATCTTCGAAGCACCGAAAGAATTCAA GTTCAACCTCTTCCCCGGACAGCGTGTCAAGGTCGGAGAGCGGTTAGGAACGTTCGAAGGTACGGAAGAAGCAGTGGAAAACCCCGAGGAAGTGAAGCGGGCGATTCAATCCTTGGACGCAGTGGACGCAGCGGTCACTGTGTAA
- the LOC120898734 gene encoding phosphatidylserine decarboxylase proenzyme, mitochondrial isoform X1 has protein sequence MAVFMPKYRLFSKAVNLKPNPRQWSARWTIVQRSIYGSRQLQQQPNSSSTNQHNHHHQQQQHQQQHQQHHHQQQQFHHQSTTGKSRSKVYRKWSWKAGAGWTILSVLDWWLLAAGGWLTWRGVFLRWTPIGICMVVAAKWHLHNRELDKKGLPRTAAKWQAKMYCSLPLRLMSRCWGWMADRRVPKPVRPMLYGLYSNTFGVKMEEAAADNFKEYRSLGEFFTRPLKEDARPIDPKTSFVSPCDGRILHFGAANSNLIEQVKGVSYSLEAFLGPPTWTTKDAPEMVEKVKKNASPDSVLYQCVIYLAPGDYHRFHSPTLWKPELRRHFSGELLSVSPKIAGWIPGLFCLNERAVYIGKWKHGFFSYTAVGATNVGSVEIFMDEKLKTNKWVGLACGSHKHKEYDELEMPADKYLEKGELVGQFRMGSTIVLIFEAPKEFKFNLFPGQRVKVGERLGTFEGTEEAVENPEEVKRAIQSLDAVDAAVTV, from the exons ATGGCCGTGTTTATGCCAAAATATAGACT GTTCTCGAAGGCGGTCAACTTAAAGCCAAACCCCCGACAGTGGTCTGCGCGATGGACTATTGTGCAGCGGTCAATATATGGTAGTAGacagcttcagcagcagccgaaTTCATCCTCCACAAACCAGCAcaatcatcaccatcagcagcagcagcaccagcagcagcaccagcagcatcatcatcagcagcagcagttccacCATCAGTCGACGACAGGTAAATCCCGTAGCAAAGTTTACAGAAAGTGGAGTTGGAAGGCAGGAGCGGGCTGGACTATATTATCGGTTTTGGATTGGTGGTTACTAGCAGCCGGCGGTTGGCTGACCTGGCGTGGTGTATTTCTTCGTTGGACACCCATCGGTATCTGTATGGTGGTGGCAGCAAAGTGGCACCTTCACAATCGTGAACTCGATAAGAAGGGCCTACCGCGAACCGCCGCAAAATGGCAG GCGAAAATGTACTGCTCGCTGCCCCTGCGCCTCATGAGCCGTTGCTGGGGCTGGATGGCCGATCGAAGAGTTCCCAAACCGGTGCGGCCCATGCTGTACGGGCTCTACTCGAACACGTTCGGTGTAAAGATGGAGGAAGCGGCCGCAGACAACTTCAA AGAGTATCGAAGCTTAGGAGAGTTTTTCACCCGCCCTCTCAAGGAAGACGCTCGTCCAATCGATCCCAAGACCAGCTTTGTGTCACCGTGTGATGGACGAATTCTGCACTTCGGTGCCGCCAATTCCAACCTAATCGAACAG GTCAAAGGAGTATCGTACAGTTTAGAGGCCTTCCTGGGACCACCGACCTGGACAACCAAGGACGCCCCCGAGATGGTGGAGAAGGTGAAGAAAAACGCCTCGCCCGACAGCGTGCTGTATCAGTGCGTCATCTATCTAGCGCCGGGAGACTATCACCGCTTCCACTCGCCGACGCTATGGAAACCGGAACTGCGAAGGCACTTTTCCGGCGAGCTGCTCTCCGTCAGTCCGAAGATTGCCGGCTGGATTCCGGGGCTGTTTTGTCTCAACGAGCGGGCCGTCTACATCGGCAAGTGGAAGCACGGATTCTTCAGCTACACCGCTGTCG gCGCAACCAATGTCGGTTCGGTGGAGATTTTTATGGACGAGAAGCTGAAAACTAACAAATGGGTCGGTTTGGCCTGCGGCAGTCACAAACACAAGGAGTACGACGAGCTGGAAATGCCTGCTGACAAGTACCTGGAGAAGGGCGAACTAGTTGGCCAGTTCCGGATGGGCAGTACTATTGTGCTTATCTTCGAAGCACCGAAAGAATTCAA GTTCAACCTCTTCCCCGGACAGCGTGTCAAGGTCGGAGAGCGGTTAGGAACGTTCGAAGGTACGGAAGAAGCAGTGGAAAACCCCGAGGAAGTGAAGCGGGCGATTCAATCCTTGGACGCAGTGGACGCAGCGGTCACTGTGTAA
- the LOC120898732 gene encoding activating signal cointegrator 1 complex subunit 3: MTELPRLTRAMRANTDLDAQRNLTQDPKERAAIQLFRKKEVTSGVSWKELKLFINSNADHKVGGVLSKQLRDLWELSREMVGSEENAELVDEAAILVLRLFLDQKVVMMKHSSKLKKMFGQVPNALINKMCTLVFDISSNLNAECREYLEEKEITTNGHAETVWGDDIECSLSLDRKQHDHSKLTDLSPVNPLDSQVAQTFTMNYDAIQKTTEPVAGSSGASGAKQQTEKYTRSWLAQQVPPDLVDNLMTLLKSAKTNDELQMDLFDFLGMEYLDVIPEILQNRKHLIESVKALKQIKVMKKIQQNLEAMQHAPAYLMPVTIQTESQKQMRKQVTKEQKKLKKFLNEASVEKGDCTEIDPVQLRENYQKSLLLAAQMPQLMLEKIKARGGVLPISKPPSKQVKYPNVYDSYSEARSHVGFIAGNKIVLPENVERSDNKLFEEVKIPATDPPPLTIGSNRIKVSSLDEIGQIAFKGCDELNRIQSVVYPAAYNSNENLLVCAPTGAGKTNVAMLTIVYTIRQFVDQGVIHRDQFKIVYVAPMKALAAEMTANFGRRLQPLGISVRELTGDMQLTKAELQQTQMIVTTPEKWDVVTRKGAGDVAFISLVKLLIIDEVHLLHGERGPVVEALVARTLRLVESSQSMIRIVGLSATLPNYIDVARFLRVNPMIGLFFFDSRFRPVPLSTNFIGVKALNALKQMSDMDTICYERCIDMVRQGHQVMVFVHARNATVRTATLIKDLAQQRGHINLLVPESSPDYGSALKVVSKSRNKQLVDLFQNGLAMHHAGMLRQDRNLVEKYFADGLIKVLVCTATLAWGVNLPAHAVIIKGTEIYDSKHGTFVDLGILDVLQIFGRAGRPQYDKSGVGTIITTHDKLNHYLSLLTNQFPIESNFIQCLVDNLNAEVTLGTISNVDEAIVWLSYTYLFVRMRMNPQCYGLNYDDLREDPSLEVKRRQLIHTAAMALDKARMVRYNDRTGDLNVTDLGRTASHFYIKYDTVEVFNEMLKPIMTDADILQMMSNAHEFQQLKVRDDEMDELDELTHICCEVPVRGGSENIHGKVNILMQTYLSKGMVRSFSLMSDMSYITQNAVRIARALFTMVLRANNPILAGRMLNVSKMFEKQMWEFQTPMYQFTLLPLDVVDKIEKRGLSVLALRDMEEKEIGDFLRNHRYAKMVKRCAEEFPMLEIEATLQPITRTVLRIRVFIRASFRWNDRVHGKTAESFWIWIEDPESNYIYHSEYFQITKRQTMRQEEQELIMTIPLKDPLPPQYYIRVASDTWLGSNNLVPLSFKHLILPEVHPPHTELLPLQPLPVTVLNNRKFESLYSFTHYNPIQTQIFHCLYHTDNNVLLGAPTGSGKTIAAEMAMFRVFRLLPTGKVVYIAPLKALVKERMDDWKVRIEQKLGKKVVELTGDVTPDIRAIKESSVIVTTPEKWDGISRSWQTRDYVRDVALIVIDEIHLLGEDRGPVLEVIVSRMNFISSHTDRTVRIVGLSTALANARDLANWLGIETMGLYNFKPSVRPVPLSVHIQGFPGKHYCPRMATMNRPAFQAIRQYSPCTPALIFVASRRQTRLTALDLISFLASEDNSKQFLHTSEEEMEQILQNVRDSNLRLTLAFGIGMHHAGLHERDRKTAEELFLNRKIQILIATATLAWGVNLPAHLVIIKGTEYYDGKLKRYVDMPITDVLQMMGRAGRPQFGNEGIACVYVQDTKKNFYKKFLYDPFPVESSLLAVLPDHVNAEIVAGTLRTKQSILDYLTWTYFYRRLLRNPTYYGLDTTEMENVNYFLSELIETVLDKLIRAGCVLLEEDNRSLMATSMGRISSYYYLSHITMRHFADTLRHDMNMEELLRAMADAAEFEEHPVRHNEDLYNADLAKLCPLKVDPLSVDNPHTKVFLLLQAHLSRLPLPNSDYGTDTKSVLDQSIRILQAMVDISAERGWLATTLRIQQLMQCIIQARWLDDPVVMTLPNVEAYNAAIFSQIKTDLPFLTLPALKEKCNRKYENLAATLRQEFEEPEIEQIYKVICDLPSLNVQISVRGPYGKDGDVDRPVQQPMSRDQWIELYADQEYVVCVQLIRLGAFESLNIHCPKFPKGKDEGWFLTLGHQAEGEVVALKRCVYRSNRSTHQLCFYAPSRIGRCIYTVYLVSDGYIGLDQQYSIQFEVVPPPEGEKDGLQQVLAKGFW, encoded by the exons ATGACGGAACTGCCGAGACTTACCCGGGCCATGAGAGCCAACACCGATCTAGATGCACAGCGGAACCTGACCCAGGATCCGAAGGAACGAGCCGCCATACAGCTGTTTCGCAAGAAAGAAGTAACCAG TGGTGTATCGTGGAAGGAGCTGAAGCTGTTCATCAACAGTAACGCGGATCACAAAGTAGGCGGCGTTCTGTCAAAGCAGCTACGCGACCTGTGGGAACTGAGCCGGGAGATGGTGGGATCGGAAGAGAATGCCGAACTGGTGGACGAGGCAGCTATCCTGGTGCTGCGCCTGTTCCTCGATCAGAAGGTCGTGATGATGAAGCATTCGTCGAAGCTGAAGAAAATGTTCGGTCAGGTACCGAACGCACTGATTAACAAAATGTGTACG ttGGTCTTTGATATCAGCAGCAATTTGAACGCCGAATGTCGGGAATATCTCGAGGAGAAAGAGATCACCACCAATGGCCACGCGGAAACAGTGTGGGGTGATGATATCGAGTGCTCGTTATCACTCGATCGAAAGCAACACGATCACAGCAAGCTGACGGATCTGTCCCCCGTGAATCCGCTGGACAGCCAGGTGGCACAAACGTTCACGATGAACTATGACGCCATTCAAAAGACGACCGAGCCCGTTGCGGGGTCGTCCGGTGCGTCCGGAGCAAAACAACAGACGGAAAAGTATACACGCAGCTGGCTGGCCCAGCAAGTCCCACCCGATCTGGTGGACAATCTGATGACGCTACTCAAGTCGGCCAAAACGAACGACGAACTGCAGATGGATCTGTTCGACTTTCTGGGGATGGAGTATCTGGACGTGATACCGGAGATACTGCAAAACCGCAAGCATCTGATCGAATCGGTAAAGGCACTGAAGCAAATCAAGGTGATGAAGAAGATCCAGCAGAATCTGGAAGCGATGCAGCACGCCCCCGCCTATCTGATGCCGGTCACGATACAGACCGAGTCACAGAAACAGATGCGCAAGCAGGTGACGAAAGAGCAGAAGAAGTTGAAAAAGTTCCTCAACGAGGCATCGGTCGAGAAGGGCGATTGTACCGAAATCGATCCGGTGCAGCTGCGTGAAAACTACCAGAAGAGTTTGCTGCTCGCCGCACAGATGCCACAGCTGATGCTGGAAAAGATTAAGGCACGGGGAGGGGTGCTGCCGATCTCGAAACCGCCGTCGAAGCAGGTGAAGTACCCGAACGTGTACGATTCGTACAGTGAGGCGCGCAGTCACGTGGGCTTCATTGCAGGCAACAAGATCGTTCTGCCGGAAAATGTTGAACGGTCGGATAACAAGCTGTTTGAGGAGGTGAAAATTCCGGCCACCGATCCACCGCCCTTGACGATCGGTAGCAACCGAATCAAGGTTAGCTCGCTGGATGAGATCGGGCAGATCGCGTTCAAGGGGTGCGACGAGCTGAACCGCATCCAGAGCGTCGTGTATCCGGCGGCGTACAATAGCAACGAGAATTTGCTTGTCTGCGCACCGACCGGTGCGGGCAAGACAAACGTGGCCATGCTGACGATAGTGTACACGATCCGGCAGTTTGTCGACCAGGGTGTGATCCACCGCGACCAGTTCAAGATCGTGTATGTAGCGCCGATGAAAGCGTTGGCCGCCGAAATGACGGCCAATTTCGGGCGCCGGCTACAACCGCTGGGAATATCGGTGCGGGAACTGACGGGCGATATGCAGCTGACGAAGGCCGAGCTTCAGCAGACGCAAATGATTGTTACTACGCCGGAAAAGTGGGACGTCGTCACGCGCAAGGGTGCTGGGGACGTTGCGTTCATCAGTTTAGTGAAGCTGCTTATCATCGATGAGGTGCATCTGCTGCACGGCGAACGTGGTCCCGTGGTGGAGGCACTCGTTGCCCGAACGCTGCGGCTAGTGGAATCGTCCCAAAGTATGATTCGCATCGTTGGTCTGTCCGCCACGCTGCCCAACTACATCGATGTGGCCCGGTTTCTGCGAGTCAATCCAATGATTGGGCTGTTCTTCTTTGATTCCCGCTTCCGACCGGTTCCACTGAGCACCAACTTTATTGGCGTGAAGGCGTTGAACGCACTGAAGCAAATGTCGGACATGGATACGATTTGCTACGAGCGATGCATCGACATGGTCCGCCAGGGCCACCAGGTGATGGTGTTTGTTCATGCGCGCAATGCCACCGTTCGTACGGCCACACTGATCAAGGATCTTGCCCAGCAGCGGGGACATATAAATCTGCTCGTACCGGAAAGCAGTCCGGACTATGGGAGCGCCCTGAAGGTGGTGTCGAAAAGTCGCAACAAACAGCTGGTGGATCTGTTCCAGAACGGGTTGGCTATGCATCACGCCGGAATGCTGCGCCAGGATAGGAACTTGGTGGAGAAGTACTTTGCCGATGGATTGATCAAGGTGCTGGTGTGTACGGCCACGCTGGCCTGGGGTGTTAACCTGCCGGCCCATGCCGTCATCATCAAGGGGACGGAAATTTACGACTCCAAGCACGGCACGTTCGTGGATCTCGGTATACTGGATGTGCTGCAGATCTTTGGGCGAGCGGGTCGCCCACAGTACGACAAGAGTGGTGTCGGCACGATCATTACCACGCACGACAAGCTGAACCATTACCTGTCCCTGCTAACCAATCAGTTCCCGATCGAATCCAACTTTATCCAGTGTCTGGTGGATAACCTTAACGCCGAGGTAACGCTGGGCACGATCAGCAACGTGGACGAGGCGATCGTGTGGCTCAGCTACACGTACCTGTTCGTGCGCATGCGCATGAACCCACAGTGCTACGGGCTGAATTACGACGATCTGCGCGAGGACCCTTCGCTGGAGGTGAAACGGCGGCAGCTGATCCACACGGCCGCGATGGCGTTGGATAAGGCGCGAATGGTGCGGTACAACGATCGCACCGGCGACCTGAACGTAACGGATCTCGGTCGTACGGCGTCCCACTTCTACATCAAGTACGATACGGTGGAGGTGTTCAACGAAATGCTGAAACCGATCATGACCGACGCCGACATCCTGCAGATGATGTCGAACGCGCACGAGTTCCAGCAGCTGAAGGTGCGCGACGACGAGATGGacgagctggacgagctgaCGCACATTTGCTGCGAAGTGCCGGTGCGCGGTGGCAGCGAAAACATCCACGGCAAGGTGAACATTCTGATGCAGACGTACCTGTCCAAGGGTATGGTGCGTTCGTTTTCGCTCATGTCCGACATGTCGTACATTACGCAGAACGCGGTACGCATCGCTCGCGCCCTGTTTACGATGGTGCTGCGGGCGAACAACCCGATTCTGGCCGGCCGTATGCTCAATGTAAGCAAAATGTTCGAGAAACAGATGTGGGAGTTCCAGACACCGATGTACCAGTTCACCCTCCTGCCGCTGGATGTGGTGGACAAGATAGAGAAGCGTGGCCTAAGCGTGCTCGCGCTGCGCGAtatggaggagaaggagataGGGGACTTCCTGCGCAACCATCGGTATGCGAAAATGGTGAAGCGCTGCGCGGAAGAGTTCCCGATGCTGGAAATTGAAGCGACGCTGCAGCCCATCACGCGCACCGTGCTGCGGATACGGGTGTTTATACGGGCGTCCTTCCGGTGGAACGATCGCGTGCACGGAAAGACGGCCGAATCGTTCTGGATCTGGATCGAGGATCCGGAGAGCAACTACATCTACCATTCGGAGTACTTCCAGATCACGAAACGTCAAACGATGCGCCAGGAGGAGCAGGAACTAATCATGACGATTCCGCTGAAGGATCCGCTACCGCCCCAGTACTATATTCGCGTGGCGAGCGATACCTGGCTCGGTAGCAACAATCTGGTACCGCTGTCATTCAAGCATCTCATCCTGCCAGAAGTGCATCCACCGCACACGGAGCTGCTGCCACTGCAGCCGCTGCCGGTGACGGTGTTAAACAACCGGAAGTTCGAATCGCTGTACAGCTTCACGCACTACAACCCGATTCAGACGCAAATATTCCACTGTCTCTATCACACGGACAACAATGTGCTGCTCGGGGCACCGACCGGGTCGGGCAAAACGATCGCCGCCGAAATGGCAATGTTCCGCGTGTTTCGCCTGCTGCCCACCGGGAAGGTGGTGTACATCGCACCGCTGAAAGCGCTGGTCAAGGAGCGGATGGACGACTGGAAGGTGCGAATCGAGCAGAAGCTGGGCAAAAAGGTGGTCGAACTGACCGGGGACGTTACGCCGGACATTCGCGCGATCAAGGAATCGTCCGTGATCGTGACCACGCCGGAAAAGTGGGACGGTATCAGTCGCTCGTGGCAGACGCGCGATTACGTGCGCGATGTTGCGCTGATCGTGATTGACGAAATTCACCTGCTGGGTGAAGATCGTGGCCCCGTGCTGGAGGTGATTGTGTCGCGCATGAATTTTATATCTTCGCACACCGATCGCACGGTGCGTATCGTTGGCCTGTCGACGGCGCTGGCTAATGCACGCGATCTGGCCAACTGGCTCGGGATCGAAACGATGGGCTTGTACAATTTTAAGCCATCCGTCCGACCGGTTCCACTGTCGGTGCACATACAGGGATTCCCGGGCAAGCACTACTGCCCGCGCATGGCCACCATGAATCGGCCCGCGTTCCAGGCCATTCGACAGTATTCACCCTGCACTCCGGCGCTCATATTTGTGGCCTCCCGTAGACAGACACGCCTTACCGCGCTGGATCTGATATCGTTCCTGGCCAGCGAAGACAACTCCAAACAGTTCCTGCACACGTCGGAAGAGGAGATGGAGCAAATCCTGCAGAACGTGCGTGATAGTAACCTGCGGCTGACGCTAGCGTTCGGCATCGGTATGCATCATGCGGGCCTGCACGAGCGCGATCGAAAGACGGCCGAGGAGCTGTTTTTGAACAGAAAAATTCAAATCCTCATCGCCACGGCAACGCTAGCGTGGGGCGTGAATCTTCCCGCCCATCTAGTGATCATCAAGGGCACGGAGTACTACGATGGCAAGCTGAAGCGATACGTCGATATGCCCATCACGGACGTGCTGCAGATGATGGGCCGCGCTGGACGACCGCAGTTCGGCAACGAAGGTATCGCCTGCGTGTACGTGCAGGATACGAAGAAGAATTTCTACAAAAAGTTCCTGTACGATCCGTTCCCGGTGGAATCCAGCCTGCTGGCCGTGCTGCCGGACCACGTGAATGCGGAAATAGTGGCTGGAACGTTGCGAACGAAGCAAAGCATCCTCGACTACCTGACGTGGACGTACTTCTATCGCCGGTTGTTGCGCAATCCGACCTACTACGGGTTGGACACTACGGAGATGGAGAACGTGAACTACTTCCTCTCGGAGCTGATTGAAACCGTGCTCGATAAGCTGATTCGGGCCGGGTGTGTCTTGCTGGAGGAAGATAACAGATCGCTGATGGCGACATCGATGGGGCGCATTTCCTCGTACTATTACCTATCCCACATCACCATGCGTCACTTTGCTGATACGCTACGGCACGACATGAACATGGAAGAGTTGCTGCGCGCGATGGCAGATGCGGCCGAGTTCGAAGAGCATCCTGTGCGCCATAATGAAGATTTGTATAATGC TGACTTAGCCAAACTGTGTCCCCTGAAGGTAGATCCACTATCGGTGGACAATCCGCACACGAAGGTGTTCCTGCTTTTGCAGGCACACTTATCGCGCTTGCCGCTGCCGAACTCTGATTACGGCACAGACACCAAGTCGGTACTCGATCAATCAATACGAATACTACAG GCCATGGTCGACATTAGTGCGGAAAGGGGTTGGCTTGCAACTACCCTGCGGATACAGCAGCTGATGCAGTGCATCATCCAGGCCCGCTGGCTAGACGATCCGGTAGTCATGACGCTCCCCAACGTTGAAGCCTATAATGCGGCTATCTTCAGCCAGATAAAAACAGA CTTACCATTCCTGACGCTTCCGGCgttgaaagaaaaatgcaacCGGAAGTACGAGAATTTGGCCGCGACGTTAAGGCAGGAGTTTGAGGAGCCGGAAATTGAGCAGATTTACAAGGTGATATGTGACCTGCCGTCGTTGAACGTGCAGATTTCTGTGCGTGGACCGTACGGCAAGGATGGGGACGTGGACCGGCCCGTCCAACAGCCGATGAGCCGTGACCAGTGGATTGAGCTGTACGCCGATCAGGAGTATGTGGTTTGCGTGCAGCTGATACGACTGGGGGCGTTCGAGTCGCTCAACATTCACTGTCCCAAGTTCCCCAAGGGCAAGGACGAGGGCTGGTTCCTAACGCTCGGCCACCAGGCGGAGGGCGAAGTGGTGGCGCTGAAACGATGCGTCTACCGCAGCAATCGCAGTACTCATCAGTTGTGCTTTTATGCTCCTTCGCGAATAG GACGATGCATATACACGGTGTACCTGGTATCCGATGGCTATATAGGGCTGGATCAACAGTATAGCATACAGTTCGAAGTGGTGCCACCACCGGAAGGCGAAAAGGATGGATTGCAGCAAGTACTTGCGAAAGGATTCTGGTAA
- the LOC120898734 gene encoding phosphatidylserine decarboxylase proenzyme, mitochondrial isoform X2 codes for MAVFMPKYRLFSKAVNLKPNPRQWSARWTIVQRSIYGSRQLQQQPNSSSTNQHNHHHQQQQHQQQHQQHHHQQQQFHHQSTTAAGGWLTWRGVFLRWTPIGICMVVAAKWHLHNRELDKKGLPRTAAKWQAKMYCSLPLRLMSRCWGWMADRRVPKPVRPMLYGLYSNTFGVKMEEAAADNFKEYRSLGEFFTRPLKEDARPIDPKTSFVSPCDGRILHFGAANSNLIEQVKGVSYSLEAFLGPPTWTTKDAPEMVEKVKKNASPDSVLYQCVIYLAPGDYHRFHSPTLWKPELRRHFSGELLSVSPKIAGWIPGLFCLNERAVYIGKWKHGFFSYTAVGATNVGSVEIFMDEKLKTNKWVGLACGSHKHKEYDELEMPADKYLEKGELVGQFRMGSTIVLIFEAPKEFKFNLFPGQRVKVGERLGTFEGTEEAVENPEEVKRAIQSLDAVDAAVTV; via the exons ATGGCCGTGTTTATGCCAAAATATAGACT GTTCTCGAAGGCGGTCAACTTAAAGCCAAACCCCCGACAGTGGTCTGCGCGATGGACTATTGTGCAGCGGTCAATATATGGTAGTAGacagcttcagcagcagccgaaTTCATCCTCCACAAACCAGCAcaatcatcaccatcagcagcagcagcaccagcagcagcaccagcagcatcatcatcagcagcagcagttccacCATCAGTCGACGACAG CAGCCGGCGGTTGGCTGACCTGGCGTGGTGTATTTCTTCGTTGGACACCCATCGGTATCTGTATGGTGGTGGCAGCAAAGTGGCACCTTCACAATCGTGAACTCGATAAGAAGGGCCTACCGCGAACCGCCGCAAAATGGCAG GCGAAAATGTACTGCTCGCTGCCCCTGCGCCTCATGAGCCGTTGCTGGGGCTGGATGGCCGATCGAAGAGTTCCCAAACCGGTGCGGCCCATGCTGTACGGGCTCTACTCGAACACGTTCGGTGTAAAGATGGAGGAAGCGGCCGCAGACAACTTCAA AGAGTATCGAAGCTTAGGAGAGTTTTTCACCCGCCCTCTCAAGGAAGACGCTCGTCCAATCGATCCCAAGACCAGCTTTGTGTCACCGTGTGATGGACGAATTCTGCACTTCGGTGCCGCCAATTCCAACCTAATCGAACAG GTCAAAGGAGTATCGTACAGTTTAGAGGCCTTCCTGGGACCACCGACCTGGACAACCAAGGACGCCCCCGAGATGGTGGAGAAGGTGAAGAAAAACGCCTCGCCCGACAGCGTGCTGTATCAGTGCGTCATCTATCTAGCGCCGGGAGACTATCACCGCTTCCACTCGCCGACGCTATGGAAACCGGAACTGCGAAGGCACTTTTCCGGCGAGCTGCTCTCCGTCAGTCCGAAGATTGCCGGCTGGATTCCGGGGCTGTTTTGTCTCAACGAGCGGGCCGTCTACATCGGCAAGTGGAAGCACGGATTCTTCAGCTACACCGCTGTCG gCGCAACCAATGTCGGTTCGGTGGAGATTTTTATGGACGAGAAGCTGAAAACTAACAAATGGGTCGGTTTGGCCTGCGGCAGTCACAAACACAAGGAGTACGACGAGCTGGAAATGCCTGCTGACAAGTACCTGGAGAAGGGCGAACTAGTTGGCCAGTTCCGGATGGGCAGTACTATTGTGCTTATCTTCGAAGCACCGAAAGAATTCAA GTTCAACCTCTTCCCCGGACAGCGTGTCAAGGTCGGAGAGCGGTTAGGAACGTTCGAAGGTACGGAAGAAGCAGTGGAAAACCCCGAGGAAGTGAAGCGGGCGATTCAATCCTTGGACGCAGTGGACGCAGCGGTCACTGTGTAA